A window of the Arachis duranensis cultivar V14167 chromosome 5, aradu.V14167.gnm2.J7QH, whole genome shotgun sequence genome harbors these coding sequences:
- the LOC107487741 gene encoding protein MAIN-LIKE 1-like, with translation MPLYDRIVLYLERAGLYHLARLNTRWFWLNEPLVSAFIERWRPETHTFHMPFGECTITLQDVAYQLGLLVDGLLISGCLTDFEKFMEEDKSAWKWFQELFGELPPENKVKQYIVHFTWFHERFRVLSDDAMEETVRIYARAYIMMLLSTQLFSDKSGNRVHIRWLPFVARLDDMGSYSWGSAALAWLYRYMCRVANRNVTNLAGLLQLLQSWIFWQFPSLKPRGFDTYSFPLASRWATYLPTSDRKEERVVQYRLALDRLGN, from the exons ATGCCTCTGTATGACAGGATCGTACTGTATCTGGAGAGGGCCGGTTTGTACCACCTGGCGAGGCTCAACACCAGGTGGTTCTGGTTGAACGAGCCTTTAGTCAGCGCTTTCATTGAGAGGTGGCGTCCTGAGACGCATACCTTTCATATGCCCTTTGGAGAGTGCACTATCACGCTGCAGGATGTAGCATACCAGTTGGGGCTGCTCGTGGATGGTTTACTTATATCCGGATGCCTTACAGATTTTGAGAAGTTTATGGAAGAAGACAAATCGGCATGGAAGTGGTTTCAGGAACTGTTTGGCGAGCTTCCACCAGAGAATAAGGTCAAGCAGTATATAGTCCACTTCACCTGGTTTCATGAGAGGTTCAGGGTGCTGTCAGATGATGCTATGGAGGAGACCGTACGCATATATGCACGGGCTTATATTATGATGCTGCTTTCCACTCAGTTGTTCAGTGACAAAAGTGGAAACCGGGTTCATATACGGTGGTTGCCCTTTGTGGCGAGGCTTGATGATATGGGCAGCTATAGCTGGGGGTCGGCAGCGTTGGCCTGGCTATATCGTTATATGTGTCGGGTGGCCAACAGAAATGTGACGAACTTGGCAGGCCTCCTGCAGCTGCTGCAGTCATGGATTTTCTGGCAGTTTCCTAGCCTCAAGCCGCGGGGATTCGACACATATTCCTTCCCATTGGCTTCCAG GTGGGCCACCTACTTGCCGACATCTGACCGCAAGGAGGAGAGAGTCGTCCAGTATCGCCTAGCGTTGGACCGATTAGGCAATTGA
- the LOC107487766 gene encoding polyneuridine-aldehyde esterase codes for MESIKKHFVVVHGVCHGAWCWYKVKSALESKGHKVTALDLAACGINTKQIEQVETFSEYSEPLLELLASLAPEEKVVLVGHSFGGISIAMAMDKFPHKVEFAVFVSAFIPDTIHNPSYVLQKHTERYGNRESDTEISWCGGKTLMMLGPNTLSTMFYQHSSAQDLELAKSLIRRGSLFFEELSKAENLSKEGFGSVECAYVVCSHDLAIPVEFQQWMIQNSGVSEVRQINGADHMVMISKPQELSSCLLVIAEKAQLKKNIF; via the exons ATGGAGAGTATAAAAAAGCATTTCGTTGTGGTGCACGGAGTGTGCCATGGAGCGTGGTGTTGGTACAAGGTGAAGTCAGCGTTGGAGTCTAAGGGGCACAAGGTGACAGCCCTAGACCTAGCCGCATGCGGCATCAACACAAAGCAAATAGAGCAAGTTGAAACCTTTTCGGAGTATTCAGAGCCGCTGTTAGAGCTTCTGGCCTCGCTTGCTCCCGAGGAAAAGGTTGTTCTTGTGGGTCATAGCTTTGGAGGAATAAGCATAGCCATGGCAATGGACAAGTTTCCCCACAAGGTAGAATTTGCCGTTTTCGTTTCGGCTTTCATTCCCGATACCATCCACAACCCTTCATATGTCTTACAGAAG CACACTGAGAGATATGGAAATAGGGAATCAGACACTGAGATATCATGGTGTGGAGGCAAAACATTGATGATGCTTGGCCCCAATACCTTGTCTACCATGTTCTATCAACACTCTTCTGCTCAG GATTTGGAGTTAGCAAAGAGCCTAATAAGGCGAGGGTCACTGTTTTTTGAAGAATTGTCAAAGGCAGAAAATTTATCCAAGGAGGGATTTGGGTCGGTTGAGTGTGCTTATGTTGTGTGTAGCCATGATTTGGCAATTCCAGTGGAATTTCAGCAATGGATGATCCAAAATTCTGGGGTTTCTGAGGTGCGACAAATCAACGGAGCTGATCATATGGTTATGATTTCAAAGCCCCAAGAGTTGTCTTCATGTCTCCTTGTCATAGCGGAAAAAGCACAACTCAAGAAGAATATTTTCTAA
- the LOC107487765 gene encoding methyl jasmonate esterase 1-like has product MDMEKEKESNKKRRHFVLVHGACHGGWCWYKVSALLKSGGHKVTAPDMAASGIHPKKVQDLASITEYVEPLMELLESLPSESEERVILVGHSFGGICISMAMELFPKKIAAAVFLSAFMPSPDRGFLTLYQEYNQRLDSNMDSKILFDENAHNTINPNGSVIFGPQFLASKLYQLSPVEDMTLAMSLLRPTRVYGDQEMLREQTRVTRDKYGSVAKIYIVCEQDQVLKKDFQLSMIEGNPEIEVKNIAEADHMPMFSKPQELFSYLHHIANTFY; this is encoded by the exons ATGGATATGGAAAAGGAGAAGGAGAGCAACAAGAAGAGAAGGCATTTTGTGTTGGTTCATGGTGCCTGCCATGGCGGTTGGTGCTGGTATAAGGTATCTGCTTTGTTGAAATCTGGTGGTCACAAAGTGACAGCCCCGGACATGGCTGCCTCCGGGATCCATCCAAAGAAGGTTCAAGACCTGGCTTCCATAACCGAATATGTGGAGCCACTGATGGAGTTGCTGGAATCTCTGCCTTCAGAGTCAGAGGAGAGAGTGATATTGGTGGGTCACAGCTTCGGCGGTATCTGCATATCCATGGCCATGGAATTGTTTCCAAAAAAGATTGCAGCTGCTGTCTTTCTATCTGCTTTCATGCCTTCCCCTGACCGAGGCTTTCTCACTCTCTACCAAGAG TATAACCAAAGACTGGACTCTAATATGGACTCGAAGATTCTGTTTGACGAGAACGCCCACAATACTATTAACCCAAATGGATCTGTGATATTTGGGCCTCAATTCTTAGCATCCAAGTTATATCAACTGTCTCCAGTTGAG GATATGACCCTAGCAATGTCATTGCTTAGACCAACACGTGTCTATGGAGACCAAGAAATGTTACGAGAGCAAACAAGAGTTACAAGGGACAAGTATGGGAGTGTGGCCAAAATATACATAGTGTGCGAACAAGACCAAGTGTTGAAGAAGGATTTTCAACTGTCAATGATTGAAGGGAACCCAGAAATCGAAGTGAAAAATATTGCTGAAGCTGATCATATGCCCATGTTCTCTAAACCTCAAGAGCTTTTCTCTTACCTTCACCACATTGCAAACACCTTTTATTAA
- the LOC107487740 gene encoding cyclin-dependent kinase F-4-like, protein MSEPEGEEEEDRDESATERIESGRGSPPQRRCSRRHCRRGGGSSEERERKMIHRRDGERGRRRDAREKEAVPPCTVVAPGIDEELLQEVVNMGFDRNQLVESLCNRIQNESLRKMNHPNIVKLKEVIRESDILYFIFEYMECNLYQLMKDREKIFSEDEVMNWCFQVFQGLAYMHQRGYFHRDLKPKNLLVTKDIIKIADFGLAREISSQPPYTEYVSTRWYRAPEVLLQSYLYSSKVDMWAMGAIMAELFSLRPLFPGAR, encoded by the exons ATGAGTGAACCAGAgggagaagaggaggaagacagAGATGAGAGCGCGACTGAGAGAATAGAGAGTGGGAGGGGGTCACCGCCGCAACGCCGCTGCAGCCGCCGCCATTGCCGTCGTGGAGGAGGGAGTtcggaggagagagagagaaagatgatTCACAGACGAGATGGAGAGAGAGGACGAAGACGCGACGCGAGAGAGAAGGAGGCTGTTCCGCCGTGCACTGTCGTCGCTCCTGGG ATTGACGAAGAGCTTCTTCAGGAAGTGGTTAATATGGGATTTGACAGAAATCAATTGGTTGAATCTTTATGCAACAGGATCCAAAATGAG TCACTAAGAAAAATGAACCACCCAAATATTGTGAAGCTAAAGGAAGTTATTCGAGAAAGTGACATTCTGTACTTTATTTTTGAGTACATG GAATGCAACCTGTACCAACTTATGAAAGACAGGGAGAAGATCTTTTCTGAGGATGAAGTTATGAATTGGTGTTTTCAAGTTTTCCAGGGTCTTGCTTATATGCACCAGCGGGGATACTTCCACCGTGATCTGAAGCCTA AGAACTTGCTGGTTACCAAGGATATCATAAAAATTGCTGATTTTGGCCTAGCACGTGAGATCAGTTCACAACCACCCTACACTGAGTATGTCTCTACACGGTG GTATCGTGCTCCTGAAGTGCTACTTCAATCTTATCTGTATAGCTCCAAAGTTG ACATGTGGGCAATGGGTGCTATAATGGCTGAACTGTTCTCTCTTCGTCCTCTTTTCCCTGGTGCCAGGTAG